One part of the Vitis riparia cultivar Riparia Gloire de Montpellier isolate 1030 chromosome 6, EGFV_Vit.rip_1.0, whole genome shotgun sequence genome encodes these proteins:
- the LOC117916660 gene encoding uncharacterized protein LOC117916660, whose translation MASTPSSMASISLLLLSLSLLFQTHLSLPPFDDFHDLLPPYGFPKGLIPSTVKFYSISESGEFDIHMHHSCYVQFNRLVFYDKKIRGRIEYGSVTNVTGIQTKKLFFWVPVTGIDSALGFLRFHIGPLSEKLPAKQFEMVPICKHKVLTQAFER comes from the coding sequence ATGGCTTCCACCCCGTCCTCCATGGCTTCAATCTCTCTCCTCCTCCTCTCTCTGTCCCTCCTCTTCCAAACCCACCTCTCTCTCCCCCCCTTCGACGACTTCCACGACCTCCTCCCTCCGTACGGCTTCCCGAAGGGCCTCATCCCCTCCACCGTCAAGTTCTATTCCATATCAGAGTCCGGCGAATTCGACATCCACATGCACCACTCCTGTTACGTTCAGTTCAACAGGCTTGTCTTCTACGACAAGAAGATTAGGGGCCGTATCGAATATGGGTCCGTCACCAATGTCACCGGGATTCAAACCAAGAAGCTCTTCTTTTGGGTCCCTGTCACCGGAATCGATTCCGCATTAGGGTTCCTTCGGTTTCACATCGGTCCCTTGTCGGAGAAGCTGCCGGCGAAACAGTTCGAAATGGTCCCCATTTGTAAGCACAAGGTTTTGACTCAGGCCTTTGAGAG